In Gemmatimonadota bacterium, the sequence GCACTCCGCGCAGACCAGGAAGTAGTCCGTGTTCATCCGGGCTTCCTGGGTTGGCGTGGGTCCTACACGGGCAGCAGTTCGGCGTGTGCCACCGGACGCGCGCGGGCCGTGCGGAGCAGCGGGTAGACCGCACGCTCCGCGGCGCGGATCGCGAACGAGGGCTCGTAGCGATCCTCCGGCGTCTCGAGCAGCAGGAGACGGATATCCAGCATGGGCCCTCCTTTCGCGTGGGGGGGCAGGAGTGGCGCGGCGGACGGGGTCCACCCGTGCCGGGAGTCGCGTGCCCGTGGTCCGCGTGGCCACCGGCCGCCGGCCACCCCTGCCCCATGAATGCAGATCGCCCCACCCGTGACCGGCACAGGTGGGGCGATCTGCCCTCGCGAACGCGACCGAATGGGTCAGTCCGCCGAGGTCACCTGGGTGCCGTGGATTCTGTTCGTGCCTGCATCGGCCGCAGCACTCTGGCCGCGCGGGAACGCGGCCGGGGCCGCGCCTTGCACGTCAGGGTACCGCGCGATGGTCTTCGATCCGCCGAATGTCATGCCTGCCTCAGGTACCGGAAAAAAAGAAAGTCGCGTCTCCGGGGCGGGTGTCCCGCCTCGATGATGAGGCGGCGGGACACGATGCCATCGGGACGCGACTCCCAAGCGGGGCCAACTATACGAACGCGGCCACGCGCTGTCAATAGTTGTTCTGGCTCAGTGGCCGGCGGTATCCACGGTGAGCGAGAAGCCGTTGGCGCCCGCCTGCATCCGGACCACGTCGCGCCCGTTCTTGTCCCGCACCCGAAGCATGGCGCCGGCGGAATCCGCCAGCAACCGCACCAGACTGCGCCCGAATTCATCGTTGACCTTGATGTTGGCGCCATGCTGGTCGGCGAAGAGCTGCACCAGCTCCCCCTGGTCGCCGGTGGCCTCGACCTGGACCTTGCCGCCGAGATCCGCGTGCAGCTCGAAGGGATCGCCCTCTCGGAGGCCGGCCTCGGCGTCGCGCGTGACCATCACCCGGCGCACCAGGCCCGAGGGTTCGAAGGTCACCTCACCGAGACTCACCCGGCCCTGCTCGCTCGTGGCGCAGCGGAAGCCGCGCTCGATGTCCATGTCGCGCCCGCCCTCGGGCTCGAGCACGCAGCCCTGCAGGGTGCGCCCGGCCGTCGGCGAGGTGAGGACCACCGTGGCGTTGAGCTCGGGCAGTTCCCCCGCCCGGGCCCGCCGGACCGCCACCTGCCGTACGGTGCCCACGGCTTCACCGTTGAGCCGGAAGGGCATCTCCGCGCGCGCGGCGCCCTCACTGGTCCAGACCGCGGCATGCTGCACCGCGCTGGCGATGGCGTGCCCGGTGGCGGCCTTGGCCTGCCGCCCGAGGGTGATGAGCAGCATGCCGACGGCAAAGACGCCGAGGGCGCCGAGACCGATCCTGGACCAGAGGCTCTTCATGGGTCCTCCCTGAAACGTGCGATGGGGCGGGATACTTGGCGCCCTACGGCCCCCCCTGAGGGACAGTTTCAGGCTGGGACGGCCACCCGGGCCAGCTCGCGGGCCAGGAAGTCCCGGGCGGGGCCGGTCTCGGTGAGGGCCAGCGCGCAGGTGAGCGCGACATGCGCCAGGTCCCGCCGCCCGCCGGCGGCAAGCAGCCGGCCCCGTGCGGCGTGGTACCAGGGTGAACGTTTCAGCGCCGGGACACCCGACAGCACCTCGAGCTCCGCGAATCCGACGGCGGCACCGCGCAGCTCGCCGAGTGCGACCGCGCGATTGAGCCGGACCACCGGGGAGTCCTCGAGCTGGAGCAGCTTGTCATACGCGGCGACGATCCGCCCCCAGTCGGTCTCCCCGAACGACGGCGCCGCGGCGTGCAGCGCGGCGATCTCGGCCTCGAGGTGCAGGCGGGTGACCGGATCCCCGCCGATGGCGGACTGCAGGTGCCGGAAGCCGGCGGCCACCAGGCGGGGATCCCAGCGGGTGCGGTCCTGGTCCGGCAGCAGGATCAGCTGCCCGCCATCGGCGCGCGCCGGCAGCCGCGCGGCGAGCAGGCAGGTGAGCCCGGCGAGCGCATGGGTGGTGGAGCCGCGGGTCGACGGGTGCGTGGCGAGCGCCGTGGCCAGTCGCAGCGCCTCCGCACAGAGATCGAGCCGAATCGGGTCGGGGCCCCGGGTCGGGGCGAATCCCTCGTTGAAGATGAGGTAGACCACCTCCACCGCCGCCGGGAGCGCGGCGGCGAGGGCGGCGCCATCGGAGCGCAGCGCCACCAGCTCCGGTGCCGCGCGGAGACTCCGCTTGGCCCGCACCAGCCGCTGCGCCACCGTGGCATCCTCGAGCAGCAACGCCCGCGCAATCTCGCGTGCACTCAGGCCCGCGATCACGTTGAGCGCGAGCGGCACCCCCACCTCACGGGGCAGCGGCAGCGCGGCGCAGGTGACGAGCAGGGCGAGCAGGTCGTCCGGCACGTCGGTCTCGCCGGGCGTGGCGAGCGCCGCCTCCGCCGCCAGCGCGGGCTCCAGGCGCTGGGCGGTGGACTCGTGCCGCACCCGGTCGAGGGCACGGCGCCACGCCGCCTGGTACAGCCACGCCGCGGGATCGGCGGGCACGCCCGCGAAGGGCCAGGTCCGGAGCGCGGCAAGCAGCGCGTCCTGGGTGGCGTCCTCGGCCAGGTCGAACCGTTCCGGCCCCAGCCGGCCCACGAGCGCGGCGACCACCCGCCCGTAGGCGTGCCGGAACAGGTCGGCCACCAGGCCGGCGATCGGTTCAGTCGTGCTCACCGATCTCCACCTCGCGGACCTCCACCCAGCCGTTGTCGACGTGGGGGCAGTCCCGCGCGATGGCCAGCGCGCCGGCGAGGTCCGGCGCCACGACAACGAAGTAGCCTCCGACCACGTCCTTGGTCTCGGTGAAGGGACCGTCCGTGACCCGCCCCGCAGCGTCGCGGCCCACGCGCCGGCCCACCCCGTCCCGCAGCTTCACCCCGGCGGTGAGCTTCCCGGCTTCCGCCATGCGGCGGGTCCAGTCGGCGTAGCGCGCGACGATGGCCTGCATGTCGGCCGGGGAGAGCTCGGCGAAGGTGGCAGGATCCTCGTGCAGCAGCAGGAGGTAGGATGGCACGATCGGCTCCAGGAAGGGGGTTCGCGACCGCCCCCGTGGCGGCCGCTCACCCTACAGACGGGCGAGCGGGCACCCGCTCGACAGCCCGGTCAGCGGGAGGGGGCCGGGAGGGCGGCGAGGTTCATGGCCGCGCGGAGCGCCTGGAATCGGGGCTCGTCCCAGATCGGGGCAAACCATGAGACGTTGAGCGGCGCGGAGTAGAGCATGCCGTCGCGCGCCGCGTAAGCGCGCTCCAGCCAGTCGAGGGCGGCGGCGCGCTCCCCGAGACTCACCAGTCCGATGGCCACCGAGGTGGGCGACGCCTTCCCCGCCCGCCCCGCAGCCTCGAGCTCCCGCAGGAGCTGCTGCGCCCGGGAACGGTCACCGGCGCCGGCCACGGCCGCCACGTGCACGCCCCCGAAGGGATTCTGCGGCGCCAGGCGCATGGCCTCCTCGAGGGGCTGGACCGCCTGCGCCGGCTCGCCCGCCCAGAGATGGGTCGAGCCGAGGAAGGCGTACCCGGTCCACAGGCCCGGGGCGAGCGCGATGGCGCGCCGTCCGACGGCCGCGGCGGAGTCGTGCTGCCCGGCGAGGGCAAGCAGGTAGCCCAGCTCCCCGGTGATGATGGGCGACATCGGATCGATGCGCGCCGCCGCCTGCATCGCGGCCACGGCGTCGGCGGGACGGCCCACGCTGGCGTACAGCTCGCCGAGCCACTGGTGGGCGGAGGCATAGGTCGAGTCGGCGGCGATGGCGCGGCGGAGCGCGGTCTCCGCATCGCTCCAGCGCCCGAGCGTCTTGTAGAGCTGGCCGCGGGCGGCGTGCGCGTCGGCGAGGGTGCTGTCGAGCGCGAGGGCGCGGCCTGCGGCGCGCTCGACGATGGGCAGCACCGAGTCCACGGGGGTGGGCCCGTAGACCGGCAGCAGGCCGAGGGCATCGGCCAGGCCGGCCCAGGCACGGGCAAAGGAGGAATCGCGCGCGATGGCCTGCTCGAAGTACCCCGCGGCGAGTCGCAGCGACGCCTCGCCCCGCTGGCGCCAGTGGAAACGGCCCTTGAGGAACAGATCGTAGGCCGCCATGTCGCCGGTGGCTCGGGTGGCCACGGGCGCGGCCGGCTCGAAGGCCACCTCGAGCGCGCTGGCGATGGCGCGGCCGACCTCCTCCTGCACCTGGAAGACGTCCGTCACCTCGCGCTCGTAGCTCTCGGCCCAGCGCACCAGGCCGTCCGACGCGCTGGTGAGCTGCACCGCCACGCGGACCCGGTCCCCGCCGCGGCGCACCGAGCCGGCCAGCACGTTGGCGACGCC encodes:
- a CDS encoding RNA polymerase subunit sigma-70, which translates into the protein MSTTEPIAGLVADLFRHAYGRVVAALVGRLGPERFDLAEDATQDALLAALRTWPFAGVPADPAAWLYQAAWRRALDRVRHESTAQRLEPALAAEAALATPGETDVPDDLLALLVTCAALPLPREVGVPLALNVIAGLSAREIARALLLEDATVAQRLVRAKRSLRAAPELVALRSDGAALAAALPAAVEVVYLIFNEGFAPTRGPDPIRLDLCAEALRLATALATHPSTRGSTTHALAGLTCLLAARLPARADGGQLILLPDQDRTRWDPRLVAAGFRHLQSAIGGDPVTRLHLEAEIAALHAAAPSFGETDWGRIVAAYDKLLQLEDSPVVRLNRAVALGELRGAAVGFAELEVLSGVPALKRSPWYHAARGRLLAAGGRRDLAHVALTCALALTETGPARDFLARELARVAVPA
- a CDS encoding transcription initiation protein, which produces MPSYLLLLHEDPATFAELSPADMQAIVARYADWTRRMAEAGKLTAGVKLRDGVGRRVGRDAAGRVTDGPFTETKDVVGGYFVVVAPDLAGALAIARDCPHVDNGWVEVREVEIGEHD
- a CDS encoding protein kinase, whose amino-acid sequence is MDLRDALQQSLGAQYSVERELGGGGMSRVFLALDRTLGRRIVAKVLAPELAAGVNRERFEQEVQLSAQLQHPNIVTVLGTGVLGELPYYTMPFVAGESLRAALEQRGTIPPREAVPILRDAARALAFAHARGVVHRDIKPDNVLLSGGAAMVTDFGVAKALSAGHERPVAPTASGGAPLTALGTSLGTLGYMAPEQAAADPSTDHRADLYSFGAMAYEMLAGRAPFAGLPPRELLTAIVAREPEPLASLVPGVPPALAALVHRCLAKDPAQRPATADEVVADLDTAFTGSGPVAVVAPAPRWRLPALVGVAGLGLALAWWMLGRRDAPAGGVPPNSLAVLPLTLSGGDSADAYFADGITEELTIALSRVPSLRVASSTSAFAMRGRGADVREVARQLGVANVLAGSVRRGGDRVRVAVQLTSASDGLVRWAESYEREVTDVFQVQEEVGRAIASALEVAFEPAAPVATRATGDMAAYDLFLKGRFHWRQRGEASLRLAAGYFEQAIARDSSFARAWAGLADALGLLPVYGPTPVDSVLPIVERAAGRALALDSTLADAHAARGQLYKTLGRWSDAETALRRAIAADSTYASAHQWLGELYASVGRPADAVAAMQAAARIDPMSPIITGELGYLLALAGQHDSAAAVGRRAIALAPGLWTGYAFLGSTHLWAGEPAQAVQPLEEAMRLAPQNPFGGVHVAAVAGAGDRSRAQQLLRELEAAGRAGKASPTSVAIGLVSLGERAAALDWLERAYAARDGMLYSAPLNVSWFAPIWDEPRFQALRAAMNLAALPAPSR